In Ruminococcus sp. HUN007, a genomic segment contains:
- the fliN gene encoding flagellar motor switch protein FliN: protein MSTIELNANQLYAVKESHNLAMLSSATAAASLLNASIWITDPSASVSRIMDYIYADLSPSVFVKVSYTGDMDGAAVLIFKADDAQLMLNQLMGMPLTVSPDFTFDEINTSAFNEVISQMMASYFTEISSITGLTLAAAGAEVIPNSANQNLFSLMGLNPDDTICAVTSAFRIDNAVNSRFATVIPAELAEIIAEKTAERFPMPEEPEPSAPVPDFSSSPEENNPFDTTGSEETGSVFDITPEESAFGAALDQPSAFSGLAEQNRSFTSFQNTLNEEQLRNLQLIMNVPLELSIEIGSTQKRVDEILSFSYGTVIELDSLADAPVNVIVNGHLIAKGDVVVVDDYFAVRITEIVKSDLLDTLSTKE, encoded by the coding sequence TTGAGTACTATAGAATTAAACGCTAACCAGCTTTACGCAGTAAAAGAATCACACAACCTTGCAATGCTTTCATCAGCTACAGCAGCTGCATCACTGCTCAATGCAAGCATCTGGATAACTGATCCTTCAGCTTCTGTAAGCAGGATCATGGACTATATTTACGCCGACCTTTCCCCTTCTGTTTTTGTCAAAGTATCATATACCGGTGACATGGACGGAGCGGCAGTTCTTATTTTCAAGGCGGACGATGCACAGCTGATGCTGAATCAGCTTATGGGTATGCCTCTGACAGTCAGCCCTGATTTTACATTTGATGAGATCAACACCTCAGCTTTCAACGAAGTGATCAGTCAGATGATGGCTTCCTACTTCACTGAAATTTCATCCATCACCGGATTGACTCTGGCAGCAGCCGGAGCTGAAGTTATACCTAACAGTGCAAATCAGAATCTTTTCTCTCTGATGGGACTTAATCCTGATGACACAATATGCGCAGTAACTTCAGCATTCCGCATAGACAACGCTGTAAACAGCCGTTTTGCCACTGTCATTCCTGCGGAACTGGCTGAGATAATAGCCGAGAAAACAGCAGAACGTTTTCCGATGCCGGAAGAGCCTGAACCGTCAGCTCCTGTTCCTGATTTCTCATCATCTCCTGAAGAAAACAATCCTTTCGACACGACCGGTTCAGAAGAAACAGGTTCAGTTTTCGACATAACCCCTGAAGAAAGTGCATTCGGAGCGGCTCTTGACCAGCCTTCAGCATTTTCAGGACTTGCTGAACAGAACCGTTCATTCACTTCATTCCAGAACACACTTAACGAAGAACAGCTGCGCAATCTTCAGCTTATCATGAACGTTCCTCTGGAGCTCTCCATTGAGATAGGCTCAACCCAGAAACGTGTCGATGAAATTCTTTCATTTTCCTACGGAACAGTCATAGAACTCGACTCCCTTGCCGATGCTCCGGTAAACGTGATCGTAAACGGACATCTCATAGCAAAAGGTGATGTCGTAGTCGTTGATGACTACTTTGCAGTAAGGATCACTGAAATAGTGAAATCCGATCTGCTTGACACTCTCAGTACAAAGGAATAA
- a CDS encoding response regulator — protein MTPGFLIVDGASSMRSVIRDVLEKEEYHNISEAENGDEACELFDAESPDVIIMDLSIDGRSGMECLKEMKEKNNAVKIIICSASAHRELVMEAVKLGASDFILKPLKPQRLLQAVTKALNSF, from the coding sequence ATGACCCCGGGATTTCTCATAGTTGATGGTGCATCCTCAATGCGCAGTGTCATACGTGATGTACTCGAAAAGGAAGAATACCACAATATTTCTGAAGCTGAAAACGGAGATGAAGCCTGCGAATTATTCGATGCAGAATCTCCTGACGTCATAATAATGGATCTTTCCATAGACGGCAGATCAGGAATGGAATGCTTAAAGGAAATGAAAGAAAAAAACAATGCAGTAAAGATAATAATCTGCTCTGCATCTGCACACAGAGAACTTGTTATGGAAGCAGTTAAGCTCGGAGCTTCTGATTTCATACTCAAGCCACTCAAACCGCAGCGGCTTTTGCAGGCTGTTACAAAAGCCCTGAACAGTTTTTAA
- the pyk gene encoding pyruvate kinase, which produces MRKTKIICTIGPASQDENTLREMCLAGMNVARLNFSHGTHEEQQEKINTIVKVREQLNLPIAIMLDTKGPEYRIRTFREHKIHLEDGETFTFTCDECEGSHERVSVTYKELANEVNIGDTILVNNGLLSFRVKTIDGSNIICDVINGGDLSDRKSMNFPNHVLRGEYLSEQDKDDILFGIKNDVDYIAASFVSNKRDIEAVRSFLNENGGEGIDIIAKIENRSGVDNIDEICEIADGIMVARGDLGVEIPFVEVPAIQKYLIKKCRLLGKRVITATEMLESMITNPRPTRAEISDVANAVYDGSSAVMLSGETASGKFPVAAVRNMAEISERTEQNIDYTKRFSTTEYVIKNNTDALSHATCAMAIDTKARGIVISSLSGMTVRMVSRFRPPVDIIGMTTSVKAWRKLNLSWGVTPVLSEEFNSVDVMFYHAMQKATQIFGLTKGDNVILTGGQTNGKSGNSNTIRLETVR; this is translated from the coding sequence ATGCGAAAAACAAAAATCATATGTACGATCGGACCAGCCAGCCAGGATGAAAACACTCTGAGAGAAATGTGTCTGGCCGGAATGAATGTGGCAAGACTCAATTTTTCACACGGAACCCATGAGGAACAGCAGGAAAAAATCAATACCATCGTAAAGGTTCGCGAACAGCTGAATCTGCCGATTGCTATAATGCTTGACACCAAGGGACCTGAATACAGGATCAGAACTTTCAGGGAACACAAGATACATCTTGAAGACGGCGAAACATTCACTTTTACCTGTGATGAATGTGAGGGCTCACACGAACGTGTTTCTGTTACCTACAAAGAACTTGCTAACGAAGTAAACATCGGTGATACCATACTCGTAAACAACGGTCTTCTGTCCTTCAGGGTCAAAACCATTGACGGAAGCAATATTATCTGCGATGTAATAAACGGCGGAGACCTTTCTGACAGAAAGAGCATGAACTTCCCGAATCATGTTCTCAGAGGCGAGTATTTAAGCGAGCAGGATAAAGATGACATACTTTTCGGAATAAAGAATGATGTAGACTACATTGCTGCATCTTTCGTATCCAACAAACGCGACATTGAAGCTGTCCGTTCATTTCTGAATGAAAACGGAGGCGAAGGCATCGACATAATTGCAAAGATAGAAAACCGTTCAGGTGTTGACAACATTGACGAGATCTGTGAAATAGCTGATGGCATTATGGTTGCCAGAGGCGATCTCGGCGTCGAAATACCATTCGTTGAAGTACCTGCAATACAGAAATATCTTATCAAGAAGTGCAGACTTCTCGGAAAACGTGTTATCACAGCAACTGAAATGCTTGAATCGATGATAACAAATCCGCGTCCGACCCGTGCTGAGATCTCAGACGTAGCAAATGCCGTTTATGACGGATCATCAGCAGTAATGCTCTCAGGCGAAACTGCTTCCGGTAAATTCCCGGTAGCTGCAGTACGAAACATGGCTGAAATTTCGGAGCGCACGGAACAGAACATTGACTATACCAAGCGCTTCAGTACAACCGAATACGTAATAAAGAACAATACTGATGCCCTTTCACATGCCACATGTGCAATGGCTATCGATACAAAGGCCAGAGGCATCGTAATCAGTTCACTTTCCGGTATGACCGTACGTATGGTTAGCCGTTTCAGACCACCGGTAGACATAATCGGTATGACAACTTCAGTCAAAGCATGGAGAAAGCTTAACTTAAGCTGGGGTGTAACTCCTGTATTGAGCGAGGAATTCAATTCCGTTGACGTTATGTTCTATCACGCAATGCAGAAAGCCACACAGATATTCGGGCTTACAAAGGGCGACAATGTCATACTGACAGGCGGTCAGACAAACGGTAAATCCGGCAATTCAAATACCATCCGTCTTGAGACGGTCAGGTAA
- a CDS encoding M23 family metallopeptidase produces MSKKRHKGVSENGNNDALSDNNSSQAEHSKVSGEKKASEMTDMTVGSIRIGGFKQFASRAVHYGVPAAALLAFAVVLNNASLIDSKVSDHLNSKNTNPVPAAGVLYETEAVTEAPVTETAVTETTSAVSVTESRKAGNEATGVFIDGKFICCVADGAELKKELEANLRQIKQQPGVIDAEYRSIPEFIKDIYPEEKISDVKTAMECLCTETPEITYTGQEGDSLYWIASDNDLTVEELLEMNPELADDPDDFREGTVVTVARKSQVLPVIITKETEEETVIPYDTKIIDSEFLERGESELLVEGVNGRGISRYRVKLDGDTVTGRELISTEVIEPPTDEEIAVGIMLAQAEAEPASEDTVLKGTGKFMWPVDGGEISDVFISNRNHKGLDIAAPSGTGIYAAEDGKVIAAGWNTGGYGYFVMIDHGDGFATLYAHMSRVIAKNGTEIKRGELIGEVGSTGDSTGPHLHFEVREKNICRDPAAYLRVNADDPDENSETEGEDEE; encoded by the coding sequence ATGAGCAAAAAACGTCATAAAGGCGTTTCGGAAAACGGAAATAACGACGCACTGTCTGATAATAACAGTTCACAGGCGGAACACAGTAAAGTTTCCGGTGAAAAAAAAGCATCTGAAATGACCGACATGACAGTCGGAAGCATAAGAATCGGCGGATTTAAACAGTTTGCTTCAAGGGCTGTTCATTACGGAGTCCCGGCTGCAGCGCTTCTTGCATTTGCTGTAGTTCTCAACAACGCTTCTCTTATCGATTCAAAAGTATCGGATCACCTGAATTCCAAAAATACGAATCCGGTTCCGGCTGCGGGTGTGCTTTATGAGACCGAAGCTGTTACAGAAGCACCGGTAACGGAAACAGCAGTTACTGAAACAACATCTGCCGTGTCTGTTACGGAAAGCAGAAAAGCCGGTAATGAAGCTACGGGCGTTTTCATTGACGGAAAATTCATCTGCTGCGTTGCCGACGGTGCAGAACTGAAGAAGGAGCTTGAAGCAAATCTCAGACAGATAAAGCAGCAGCCAGGCGTTATTGATGCGGAATACAGGAGCATTCCTGAATTCATAAAGGATATTTATCCTGAAGAAAAGATCTCTGATGTTAAAACAGCTATGGAGTGTCTCTGTACTGAAACACCGGAGATAACATATACGGGACAGGAGGGCGATTCTCTTTACTGGATCGCATCTGACAATGATCTTACAGTTGAGGAACTCCTTGAAATGAATCCTGAACTTGCTGACGATCCGGATGATTTCAGAGAGGGAACGGTAGTTACTGTAGCCAGAAAAAGCCAGGTTCTTCCGGTTATCATCACAAAGGAAACGGAAGAGGAAACAGTTATTCCGTATGATACAAAAATTATAGACAGTGAGTTTCTTGAACGCGGCGAAAGCGAACTGCTTGTCGAAGGCGTAAACGGCAGAGGGATCAGCAGATACCGTGTAAAACTTGACGGTGACACGGTTACCGGACGCGAACTCATTTCGACAGAGGTCATTGAGCCTCCGACAGATGAAGAAATAGCTGTCGGTATTATGCTTGCACAGGCTGAAGCAGAACCGGCGTCTGAAGATACAGTTCTTAAAGGCACAGGAAAATTCATGTGGCCGGTGGACGGCGGCGAGATCAGTGATGTCTTTATCAGCAACAGGAACCATAAGGGTCTCGATATTGCCGCACCGTCAGGTACAGGGATCTATGCTGCTGAAGACGGAAAAGTTATTGCAGCAGGGTGGAACACCGGCGGTTACGGCTACTTTGTTATGATAGATCACGGTGACGGATTTGCAACCCTTTACGCACATATGAGCAGGGTCATAGCAAAGAACGGCACTGAAATAAAACGCGGAGAACTCATAGGTGAGGTCGGTTCAACAGGAGATTCTACAGGACCGCATCTTCATTTTGAAGTCCGTGAAAAGAATATCTGCAGGGATCCTGCAGCTTACCTGAGGGTAAATGCTGATGATCCGGATGAAAACTCAGAAACAGAAGGCGAAGACGAAGAGTAA
- a CDS encoding RluA family pseudouridine synthase encodes MKLRFRNESSEPVNLQFFLQKENGVSRRLITKLKRRPMGITCDGKLIRTIDDVPAGAEVILDISDENEIPPNAGLNVPVVFENDSVIVFNKPQGMPVHPSMNHYEDTLGNYFSALHPELTFRPVNRLDRNTSGLCVAAKNQHSAARLQRSVKKVYYAVICGEPEEKSGRIDAPIKRQTESLITRCVAPDGQNAVTNYQIISSCGKYSYARIDLETGRTHQIRVHFSHIGFPLAGDDLYGGSCEDVSGQTLHCGEVSFTDIKDGEIVLKAPPGENIQYLFRKYPFKEI; translated from the coding sequence ATGAAGCTCAGATTCAGAAACGAAAGCAGTGAGCCGGTAAATCTCCAGTTCTTTCTTCAGAAGGAGAACGGCGTTTCAAGGAGGCTTATTACAAAGCTTAAACGCCGGCCAATGGGTATCACATGTGACGGAAAACTTATACGTACCATAGATGATGTTCCTGCAGGTGCAGAGGTCATACTTGATATTTCCGATGAAAATGAGATCCCGCCGAATGCCGGGCTTAATGTTCCCGTGGTTTTTGAGAATGATTCGGTGATCGTATTCAACAAGCCGCAGGGTATGCCTGTTCATCCTTCCATGAATCATTACGAAGATACGCTCGGTAATTATTTTTCAGCGCTTCATCCTGAACTTACTTTCAGACCGGTGAACCGTCTTGACAGAAATACATCCGGACTGTGTGTTGCTGCCAAGAACCAGCACAGTGCAGCACGTTTGCAGAGAAGCGTAAAAAAAGTCTATTATGCTGTTATCTGCGGAGAGCCCGAAGAAAAGTCCGGACGGATCGATGCTCCGATAAAGCGTCAGACAGAGTCGCTGATAACCAGATGTGTTGCGCCTGACGGACAGAACGCTGTCACAAATTATCAGATAATATCTTCCTGCGGTAAATATTCATATGCAAGAATAGATCTTGAAACGGGAAGGACACATCAGATAAGAGTACACTTTTCACACATAGGTTTTCCTCTTGCAGGAGATGATCTTTACGGCGGAAGCTGTGAAGATGTTTCCGGACAGACGCTTCACTGCGGTGAGGTCTCCTTTACGGATATTAAAGACGGTGAAATTGTCCTCAAAGCACCTCCGGGAGAAAATATTCAGTATTTATTCAGAAAATATCCTTTTAAAGAAATATAG
- a CDS encoding histidine phosphatase family protein: MKGYRLYIMRHGRTEANEKGIYIGKTDYPLSESGRRELIDKLDEYDYPGVERVYTSPLKRCTETADIIFKDRQTIVVPDLRELDFGEFEGLGVEELIKRDDYKEWLKGGIENSPPGGEALSDMIVRVYQALDRIIRNMMDEEFNATAIVTHSGIISNMLSCFGLPKYKPNEITCEPGEGFEVLVTAQMWHQAQAFEILGRAPFLK; the protein is encoded by the coding sequence TTGAAGGGTTACAGACTTTACATAATGAGACATGGCAGAACAGAGGCAAATGAAAAGGGAATATATATCGGAAAAACTGATTATCCTCTTTCAGAATCGGGCAGAAGGGAACTTATTGACAAGCTCGATGAATACGATTATCCCGGTGTTGAAAGGGTATACACCAGTCCGCTCAAAAGATGCACTGAAACGGCTGATATTATCTTTAAGGACCGTCAGACTATAGTTGTCCCGGACCTTCGTGAGCTTGATTTCGGTGAGTTTGAAGGACTCGGAGTTGAAGAACTCATTAAACGCGATGACTACAAGGAATGGCTGAAGGGCGGAATCGAGAATTCCCCTCCGGGAGGCGAAGCCCTTTCCGATATGATCGTCCGTGTTTACCAGGCACTTGACCGTATCATAAGAAATATGATGGATGAGGAATTCAATGCCACAGCCATAGTTACTCACTCAGGGATCATTTCCAACATGCTGTCCTGTTTCGGACTGCCGAAGTACAAGCCGAATGAGATAACCTGTGAACCGGGCGAGGGCTTTGAGGTGCTCGTTACTGCTCAGATGTGGCATCAGGCACAGGCTTTTGAGATACTCGGCAGAGCACCGTTCCTTAAGTAA
- a CDS encoding FAD:protein FMN transferase has translation MSVRSDKNITDAVRKEITSLDAVFDSCSENSEITELNVKKEMVCSSELTDLILKTETLNRTYGYGVDISAGRLTDLWRGAIETGIIPDEEKIDEILKNTENKKNLSIR, from the coding sequence GTGTCGGTAAGATCCGATAAAAACATAACTGATGCTGTCAGAAAAGAGATCACATCGCTTGATGCCGTATTTGACAGCTGTTCGGAAAACTCAGAGATCACAGAACTTAACGTAAAAAAAGAGATGGTCTGCAGCAGTGAACTGACTGACCTGATCCTGAAAACTGAAACACTTAACCGTACCTACGGGTACGGTGTTGATATTTCTGCAGGAAGACTCACTGATCTCTGGCGCGGAGCGATCGAAACCGGCATTATACCTGATGAAGAAAAGATAGATGAGATCCTGAAGAACACGGAAAATAAAAAAAATCTCAGTATCCGGTGA
- a CDS encoding FAD:protein FMN transferase has translation MDPGAVAKGYALDRVKHICEEAGSGYTVISTGSASLLYSSDPDRVFTCAVRADKDRIAGTAETGSCFVSTSGDYERCTVSDGRKFHHIIDMNTGYPASSGLSSVTVFCSDGITSDFLSTLIFTEGKDKLGKYLDSEKFKVVAVDAEGNIIKSRSLIFHPNKEQTEPDE, from the coding sequence ATTGATCCGGGTGCCGTTGCCAAAGGCTATGCCCTCGACAGAGTAAAACACATTTGCGAAGAAGCCGGATCCGGATACACAGTTATTTCAACCGGTTCTGCTTCCCTGCTTTACAGTTCAGATCCTGACCGAGTATTCACCTGCGCGGTCAGAGCTGACAAGGACAGAATAGCCGGAACAGCTGAAACGGGAAGCTGCTTTGTATCCACATCAGGAGACTACGAACGCTGCACTGTTTCAGACGGCAGAAAATTCCACCATATAATCGATATGAATACAGGATATCCGGCTTCTTCCGGACTCTCATCTGTAACTGTTTTCTGCAGCGACGGGATTACATCAGATTTTCTGTCAACACTTATCTTTACTGAAGGAAAAGATAAACTCGGAAAATATCTTGACTCTGAAAAATTCAAAGTAGTTGCGGTAGACGCTGAGGGCAACATAATAAAAAGCAGATCGCTCATTTTTCATCCTAATAAAGAACAGACCGAACCGGATGAATGA
- the rsxC gene encoding electron transport complex subunit RsxC: MFRLKSIILDHLKHTAGTEARMLPDPDKVLIPMSMHIGTPCEPVVKKGDHVLAGQKIGDSEAKMSVPVHASISGTVTDIKDYRLLNGKTCKAVEISSDGKHKTADCSPPEITDKASFLKAVRESGACGLGGAGFPVHIKLDLKKETDTLIINAAECEPYITSDYRQMVEKPDEVLGGIRLVMKYTGIAGTVIAIETNKPDVIEDFEKLTADIPEINVLKLPSVYPQGAEKVLVYSCTGRIVGEGEIPADQKVIVMNVSTVAFLYRYCCTGIPLISRRITVEGTAVKNPLNIFAPVGTMVKELLEFTGTDINDVRKLVAGGPMMGSCLMTADTPVVKTSNSFIADREYTEPVTTSCIRCGRCVRACSMNLMPLMIEKAFINRNTSELKRLRAGLCMNCGACTYVCPANRRLAETNQLAKELIR; encoded by the coding sequence ATGTTCAGACTAAAAAGCATCATACTTGATCATTTAAAACACACTGCAGGCACGGAAGCCCGGATGCTTCCGGATCCTGACAAAGTTCTCATACCAATGTCAATGCACATAGGGACTCCGTGTGAACCCGTTGTAAAAAAGGGCGACCATGTTCTTGCCGGACAGAAGATCGGTGACTCTGAAGCGAAGATGTCTGTACCTGTACACGCAAGTATATCCGGAACAGTCACTGATATAAAAGACTACAGACTGTTAAACGGTAAAACATGCAAAGCAGTCGAAATCAGCTCTGACGGCAAACATAAAACGGCTGACTGCAGTCCGCCTGAAATAACGGACAAAGCTTCATTTCTGAAAGCAGTGCGTGAGAGCGGAGCATGCGGTCTCGGCGGTGCAGGTTTTCCGGTACACATAAAACTTGACTTAAAAAAAGAAACTGACACACTGATAATTAACGCAGCAGAATGTGAACCATACATTACCTCGGATTACCGTCAGATGGTTGAAAAACCGGATGAAGTACTTGGCGGTATCAGACTGGTTATGAAATACACCGGAATCGCAGGAACAGTTATTGCAATAGAAACAAACAAGCCGGATGTTATAGAGGATTTTGAAAAACTTACCGCAGATATTCCTGAAATAAATGTACTTAAGCTGCCTTCAGTTTATCCGCAGGGTGCTGAAAAAGTACTCGTCTATTCCTGCACCGGCAGGATAGTCGGCGAAGGTGAGATCCCGGCTGATCAGAAAGTAATCGTAATGAATGTTTCGACTGTCGCGTTCCTGTACAGATACTGCTGTACCGGTATTCCTCTTATAAGCCGCAGGATAACTGTAGAAGGCACGGCAGTAAAAAATCCGCTCAACATATTTGCTCCTGTCGGTACAATGGTGAAAGAGCTTCTCGAATTTACCGGCACTGACATAAACGATGTCAGAAAACTTGTTGCCGGCGGTCCTATGATGGGATCATGTCTTATGACAGCAGACACTCCTGTTGTAAAAACAAGCAATTCATTTATCGCGGACAGAGAATATACTGAACCGGTCACAACCTCATGTATACGATGCGGAAGATGTGTAAGAGCCTGTTCAATGAATCTTATGCCGCTTATGATCGAAAAAGCTTTTATAAACAGAAACACATCAGAACTTAAAAGACTCAGGGCCGGACTCTGCATGAACTGCGGAGCCTGCACTTATGTATGTCCGGCTAACAGAAGACTTGCTGAAACAAATCAGCTCGCAAAGGAACTTATCAGATAA
- a CDS encoding RnfABCDGE type electron transport complex subunit D, which yields MNKLIVSPSPHLNSEITTAKIMSLVLAALSPAMVAAVVFFGARAAALIAVCTASSVVCEYFCRRIMKREQTINDLSAAVTGVILALNLPVTVPYWMAGLGSFIAVVIVKQLFGGIGRNFANPAVTARIVLMVSFTGYMTDWAVPQYWQAEGTSCFGALYHTADIITGPTPLVSGNASLTSLFLGNTGGCIGETSAAALLAGGIYLMVKKVITPAVPAAYLGTVALLTLISGGNVPHSLMSGGLFLGAFFMATDYTTSPVTEKGKIIFGAGCGIITFVIRKYGSYPEGVSFSILLMNILTPYIDRISENIPFGSRSEKKEV from the coding sequence TTGAATAAACTCATCGTTTCACCGTCACCACATCTTAATTCCGAAATAACAACAGCAAAGATAATGTCCCTTGTGCTGGCAGCTCTCTCTCCCGCAATGGTTGCAGCAGTAGTCTTTTTCGGCGCAAGAGCAGCCGCACTTATAGCTGTCTGTACAGCTTCATCAGTAGTATGTGAATACTTCTGCCGCAGGATCATGAAACGTGAACAGACCATAAACGACCTCAGTGCTGCAGTAACAGGTGTGATACTTGCACTGAATCTTCCTGTAACTGTTCCGTACTGGATGGCAGGGCTCGGCAGCTTCATTGCAGTGGTTATTGTCAAGCAGCTTTTCGGAGGTATCGGCCGGAACTTTGCAAATCCTGCTGTAACAGCAAGGATCGTACTTATGGTCTCATTTACCGGATACATGACAGACTGGGCAGTGCCTCAGTACTGGCAGGCTGAGGGAACATCATGTTTCGGCGCCCTGTATCATACTGCAGACATAATTACAGGTCCTACTCCCCTCGTATCAGGAAACGCATCGCTCACATCACTCTTTCTCGGCAACACAGGAGGCTGTATCGGTGAAACATCTGCCGCTGCGCTCCTTGCCGGAGGAATATATCTGATGGTCAAAAAAGTCATTACTCCTGCTGTTCCGGCAGCATATTTAGGTACTGTCGCTCTGCTTACTCTCATTTCAGGAGGTAATGTTCCCCATTCGCTCATGTCAGGCGGTCTTTTCCTCGGGGCATTCTTCATGGCGACTGACTACACCACATCTCCGGTCACTGAAAAAGGAAAGATCATTTTCGGAGCAGGATGCGGTATCATCACTTTCGTTATCAGAAAATACGGAAGCTATCCTGAAGGAGTTTCCTTCTCGATACTTCTCATGAACATACTTACTCCTTACATCGACAGGATCTCTGAAAATATTCCGTTCGGATCCCGTTCTGAAAAAAAGGAGGTCTGA
- a CDS encoding FMN-binding protein: MPDKIKGPLVLTVICTVISALLIFVHEKTYVDTTGIITDDLKAGLEEIYGEGEYTMLRSPDGNVLKYDGVDSVIVKDDGSTAFEVTADGYARNGIHVLVGVNEDGITGISFIDLAETPGVGTRIRDDKKFIKQFTGISDESFSPDVLTGATLSSKGMKRAADSALNAYTLYRNETEEGGTADEQP, translated from the coding sequence ATGCCTGATAAAATAAAAGGGCCGCTTGTCCTCACCGTTATCTGTACTGTCATATCCGCTCTGCTGATCTTCGTTCACGAAAAGACCTATGTCGACACCACCGGAATTATAACAGATGATCTAAAGGCCGGTCTTGAAGAGATCTACGGCGAAGGTGAATACACCATGCTCCGCTCACCTGACGGAAATGTACTGAAATACGACGGAGTCGATTCAGTTATTGTAAAGGACGACGGAAGCACTGCTTTTGAAGTAACTGCAGACGGATACGCCAGAAACGGTATTCATGTTCTTGTGGGTGTGAATGAAGACGGAATAACCGGAATCAGTTTCATTGATCTGGCAGAAACTCCGGGAGTAGGCACAAGAATACGGGATGATAAAAAATTTATAAAACAGTTTACCGGTATTTCAGATGAAAGCTTTTCACCTGATGTTCTTACCGGAGCCACCCTCTCCTCAAAGGGTATGAAACGCGCAGCAGACAGTGCGCTTAATGCCTACACCCTGTACAGAAACGAAACAGAAGAAGGAGGAACAGCCGATGAGCAGCCTTGA
- a CDS encoding electron transport complex subunit E: MSSLEEFKKGILRENPTLVGLLGMCPTLAVTTTAANGIGMGLATTFVLICSNLVISLMKNIIPKSVKLPCYIVIIAGFVTLVEMLTKGYVPGLYKSLGTFLSLITVNCIILGRAEVFASKNKVLPSVMDGLGMGLGFTCSLTLMASIREILGAGTWFGLKLPVLNAMTFFILPAGGFFVLGCIIAFVNKVTRKKPPVNAGCSGCALNRECSSCEHEGGAGE, from the coding sequence ATGAGCAGCCTTGAAGAATTTAAAAAAGGGATATTAAGAGAAAACCCGACCCTGGTCGGCCTTCTCGGAATGTGCCCTACCCTTGCGGTCACAACTACGGCTGCAAACGGTATCGGCATGGGACTTGCAACTACATTCGTCCTCATCTGTTCGAATCTTGTTATATCCCTTATGAAAAACATTATTCCGAAGTCAGTTAAACTTCCATGCTATATTGTAATAATCGCCGGCTTTGTTACTCTTGTCGAAATGCTTACAAAAGGTTATGTACCAGGGCTGTACAAAAGCCTCGGTACCTTTCTTTCCCTTATCACTGTAAACTGCATAATACTCGGACGCGCTGAAGTATTTGCAAGTAAGAACAAAGTACTTCCTTCGGTAATGGACGGACTGGGAATGGGACTCGGATTTACATGTTCACTCACGCTTATGGCATCGATACGCGAGATACTCGGTGCAGGTACATGGTTCGGATTAAAACTTCCTGTACTTAACGCAATGACTTTTTTCATTCTTCCGGCCGGCGGATTTTTCGTTCTCGGATGCATAATAGCCTTCGTAAACAAGGTGACCAGAAAGAAGCCTCCTGTAAACGCCGGATGCTCCGGCTGCGCTTTAAACAGAGAATGTTCATCATGTGAACACGAAGGAGGTGCCGGAGAATGA